In Alkalihalobacillus sp. TS-13, the following are encoded in one genomic region:
- a CDS encoding sugar-binding transcriptional regulator, which produces MEPLIDLQRKLLPDLLNVMQNRYRILQNVRYLQPIGRRSLAANLQQTERVLRAEVEFLNEQGLLKISTSGMTLTDEGNHILLELENIMKQVSGLHALEGQLREKLKLAEVIIVPGDSDQESWVKKEMGKAAIKRLLPLLKNQKTIAVTGGTTLAAVADMMTPLSKKRQPMIVPARGGLGERVENQANTICAMMAKKANGDYRLLHVPDQLSNESYQSLIGEPVVKDVLEEIRSAEIVIHGIGEAKTMAERRNSSSEVYRQIEEYQAVAEAFGYYFDKDGNIVHKVKTVGLQLDDLTNDKTIFAVAGGSSKASAIAAYMKRGPNQILITDEGAAKQLIEFD; this is translated from the coding sequence ATGGAACCGTTAATTGATTTACAAAGAAAATTATTACCTGACCTGCTTAATGTTATGCAGAACCGTTACAGGATCCTTCAAAATGTACGGTATTTGCAACCGATCGGACGAAGAAGTCTAGCAGCGAATTTACAACAGACCGAGCGAGTTCTTCGGGCAGAAGTAGAGTTTTTGAATGAGCAAGGTCTACTGAAGATTTCTACATCAGGTATGACTTTGACCGATGAAGGTAATCATATTCTTCTAGAACTTGAAAACATCATGAAGCAAGTTTCAGGACTTCATGCTTTAGAAGGACAATTACGGGAAAAATTAAAGTTGGCAGAAGTCATCATCGTTCCAGGGGACAGCGATCAGGAATCCTGGGTGAAAAAAGAGATGGGGAAAGCAGCGATCAAGCGGCTTTTACCGCTACTGAAAAACCAGAAGACGATTGCAGTGACTGGAGGGACGACTCTGGCAGCAGTTGCGGACATGATGACGCCGCTCTCAAAGAAGCGACAGCCAATGATCGTACCCGCTCGAGGCGGACTCGGTGAACGAGTAGAAAATCAAGCGAACACGATTTGCGCTATGATGGCTAAAAAAGCAAACGGAGATTACCGATTGCTGCATGTCCCTGATCAATTGAGCAATGAATCTTATCAAAGTTTAATTGGTGAGCCGGTCGTGAAAGATGTACTAGAGGAAATCCGTTCAGCAGAAATCGTCATCCATGGGATCGGAGAGGCGAAAACGATGGCAGAACGAAGGAATTCTTCCTCTGAAGTTTATCGGCAGATCGAAGAATACCAGGCTGTTGCTGAAGCGTTCGGATACTATTTCGACAAAGACGGCAACATCGTCCACAAAGTAAAAACAGTCGGCTTACAGCTCGATGACCTCACAAACGATAAGACAATATTTGCTGTAGCAGGCGGCAGCAGTAAAGCTAGCGCAATCGCAGCATATATGAAACGCGGCCCGAACCAGATCCTCATCACAGATGAAGGCGCCGCAAAACAACTGATCGAATTCGATTAA